One Brassica oleracea var. oleracea cultivar TO1000 chromosome C7, BOL, whole genome shotgun sequence genomic window carries:
- the LOC106301685 gene encoding diacylglycerol O-acyltransferase 1 translates to MEILDSGGVTMPTENGGADLDTLRHRKPRSDSSNGLLPDSVTVSDADVRDRVDVRYTYRPSVPAHRRVRESPLSSDAIFKQSHAGLFNLCVVVLVAVNSRLIIENLMKYGWLIRTDFWFSSTSLRDWPLFMCCLSLSIFPLAAFTVEKLVLQKCISEPVVIILHIIITMTEVLYPVYVTLRCDSAFLSGVTLMLLTCIVWLKLVSYAHTNYDIRTLANSSDKANPEVSYYVSLKSLAYFMLAPTLCYQPSYPRSPCIRKGWVARQFAKLIIFTGFMGFIIEQYINPIVRNSKHPLKGDLLYGVERVLKLSVPNLYVWLCMFYCFFHLWLNILAELLCFGDREFYKDWWNAKSVGDYWRMWNMPVHKWMVRHVYFPCLRRNIPKVPAIILAFLVSAVFHELCIAVPCRLFKLWAFLGIMFQVPLVFITNYLQERFGSMVGNMIFWFTFCIFGQPMCVLLYYHDLMNRKGKMS, encoded by the exons ATGGAGATTTTGGATTCTGGAGGCGTCACTATGCCGACGGAGAACGGTGGTGCCGATCTCGATACGCTTCGTCACCGGAAACCGAGATCGGATTCTTCCAATGGACTTCTTCCTGATTCCGTAACTGTTTCCGATGCTGACGTGAGGGATCGTGTGGATGTAAGGTACACGTATCGGCCGTCGGTTCCAGCTCATCGGAGGGTGAGGGAGAGTCCACTCAGCTCTGACGCCATCTTCAAACAG AGCCATGCTGGACTATTCAACCTGTGTGTAGTAGTTCTTGTTGCTGTAAACAGTAGACTCATCATCGAAAATCTCATGAAG TACGGTTGGTTGATCAGAACTGATTTCTGGTTTAGTTCAACGTCGCTGCGAGATTGGCCCCTTTTCATGTGTTG TCTCTCCCTTTCAATCTTTCCTTTGGCTGCCTTTACCGTCGAGAAATTAGTACTTCAGAAATGCATATCTGAACCT GTTGTCATCATTCTTCATATTATTATCACCATGACCGAGGTCTTGTATCCAGTCTATGTCACTCTAAG GTGTGATTCCGCCTTCTTATCAGGTGTCACGTTGATGCTCCTCACTTGCATTGTGTGGCTGAAGTTGGTTTCTTACGCTCATACTAACTATGACATAAGAACCCTAGCTAATTCATCTGATAAG GCCAATCCTGAAGTCTCCTACTATGTTAGCTTGAAGAGCTTGGCGTATTTCATGCTTGCTCCCACATTGTGTTATCAG CCGAGCTATCCACGTTCTCCATGTATCCGGAAGGGTTGGGTGGCTCGTCAATTTGCAAAGCTGATCATATTCACTGGATTCATGGGATTTATAATAGAGCAA TATATAAATCCTATTGTTAGGAACTCAAAACATCCTTTGAAAGGGGATCTCTTATACGGTGTTGAAAGAGTGTTGAAGCTTTCAGTTCCAAATTTATACGTGTGGCTCTGCATGTTCTACTGCTTCTTCCACCTTTG GTTAAACATATTGGCAGAGCTCCTCTGCTTCGGGGATCGTGAATTCTACAAAGATTGGTGGAATGCAAAAAGCGTGGGAGAT TATTGGAGAATGTGGAATATG CCTGTTCATAAATGGATGGTTCGACATGTATACTTTCCGTGCCTTCGCAGAAATATACCGAAA GTACCCGCTATTATCCTTGCTTTCTTAGTCTCTGCAGTCTTTCATGAG TTATGCATCGCAGTTCCTTGTCGTCTCTTCAAACTATGGGCTTTCTTGGGGATTATGTTTCAG GTGCCTTTGGTATTTATCACAAACTACCTACAAGAAAGGTTTGGCTCCATG GTGGGAAACATGATATTCTGGTTTACCTTCTGCATTTTCGGACAACCGATGTGTGTGCTTCTTTATTATCACGACTTGATGAACCGCAAAGGAAAGATGTCATAG
- the LOC106302045 gene encoding THO complex subunit 6, with amino-acid sequence MYGDATNWNEDEYRESILKEREIQTRTVFRTAWAPNPNPDAFVVASSDGTLAFHSMSSLVSQSAAFGYSKGEDFMVAVPEGMVRAHEGPAYDVKFYGEDEDALLLSCGDDGRVRGWKWRDFADSTENHVKPLLELTNPQHKGPWGALSPMPEINAISVDPQSGSVYTAAGDSCAYCWDMESGKIKMIFKGHSDYLHCLVSRSSASQILTGSEDGTARIWDCKTGKCIKVIGCQEKKSRFRISSMALDESESWLACGQGKNIAVWNLPASECVSTISSPAHVQDVMFDEKQILSVGAEPLLRRFDLNGALLSQIQCAPSSAFSVSLHPTGVVAVGGYGGLVDVISQFGSHLCTFRSSSL; translated from the exons ATGTACGGAGACGCTACGAATTGGAACGAGGATGAGTATAGAGAATCAATCCTGAAGGAACGAGAGATTCAGACTCGTACCGTCTTTCGAACCGCCTGGGCTCCAAATCCTAATCCGGACGCCTTTGTTGTCGCTTCCAGCGACGGAACCCTAGCTTTCCACTCGATGAGCTCTCTCGTTTCCCAATCGGCGGCGTTTGGGTACTCGAAAGGTGAGGACTTTATGGTGGCTGTACCTGAGGGAATGGTTAGGGCACACGAAGGGCCCGCGTATGATGTCAAGTTCTATGGCGAAGACGAGGATGCTTTGCTCCTCAG TTGTGGGGATGATGGTAGAGTTCGAGGATGGAAATGGAGAGACTTTGCTGATTCTACAGAGAACCATGTCAAGCCATTGCTTGAATTGACTAATCCACAGCACAA AGGTCCTTGGGGTGCTCTTTCACCAATGCCCGAGATCAATGCCATTTCTGTTGATCCCCAG TCAGGAAGTGTTTATACAGCTGCTGGTGATTCTTGCGCATATTGTTGGGACATG GAAAGTGGTAAAATAAAAATGATCTTCAAGGGCCATTCAGACTATTTGCATTGTCTAGTTTCGCGTAGTTCTGCAAGCCAG ATATTGACGGGTTCGGAGGATGGGACGGCAAGAATCTGGG ATTGCAAAACAGGGAAATGCATTAAAGTGATTGGCTGCCAGGAAAAGAAGTCCCGGTTTCGCATTAGTTCTATGGCTCTCGATGAAAGTGAAAGTTGGTTG GCATGTGGACAGGGTAAAAATATAGCTGTATGGAATCTTCCTGCCTCAGAATGCGTATCAACAATATCCTCCCCTGCTCATGTACAAGATGTGATGTTTGATGAAAAGCAA ATTTTGAGTGTAGGAGCAGAACCACTTCTAAGGCGTTTCGACTTAAATGGAGCTTTGCTTTCTCAAATTCAGTGTGCTCCTAGTTCAGCATTTTCAGTTTCCTTGCATCCAACAGGA GTAGTTGCTGTGGGAGGCTATGGAGGTCTTGTTGATGTCATCTCTCAATTTGGAAGCCATCTCTGCACGTTTCGTAGCAGCTCATTGTGA